AATTTCACAGATATTTTATTTGTCGTGTCACTTCACTTCTATCCCATAGCCTCgccaaattttgaaatcaaaagaaaagtctcaaactcaaattttggatttatgTGTATGTCAGGTGGCAAGATTAGgacatataaaattttatgaaatattttgtaactaAAGACTTATTGGGTTTTGCCAAGAAACTTGCAGTGGGGTAAACTTATCTAGTATATAGGCAATTGAGAATTGCCTCAGCCCTCCAACTGCAAAATAGTTACataattttggttttaataTATTGCAGCTTACAATAAAATatgtttcttatatatattttagtttttttatttttgggtggaaaaaaaaaaaaaaaaagaagaagtaagccatattttctttttgctctttttcTCTAGAAGTTTTTCGTGGTCCCTTTTACCCGCCATAAACTTATCATCAAAAGTCATATTtaacttaaataattttttttaatagaaatataagattttttattttatttattttatactttatatctTATGTCTTACAATTAAAGTGTAAAATTGTAGCATTAATTTGATTTTCAGTTAACCAATTTTTCCTTGTGAATGTTGAAATTATTGATTAATTgaatctataatatttttttttttttgataaattaggTTTTTTGGCATGTCTTTTAAATgtcagttaaaaaaaattcatctggatatgaagaaattaattaaatgggaaaaaaaaatcactaacaCATGTTACAATTGTGCCagtaaaaattagtttttcaaaattaaatttgataaattttaaatttaatatcaattatgttacaaaaaatattaagtgttAACCATATTaccgacaaaaaaaaaaatattataattttgtatttcaaaaagtgagaaaaaagagactgtaaatgaaagaagaagaaaaaaaactatatctaaagttaaataaatatgatttaattaatttgtaaagaTAAAAAGGTCTCTCTTACAACTGCCGTCAAGCCCCAAAATACATGGAATCGAGTTGATATTGTCTTGTAGCCAGGTCAGGTCATTTGGCATCTTCATGTACCTCTGtcaaatttagaaaaagaaaaaaagaaaaatggtgcTTTGTTTGTTCATATTGTTCCACTTCCatgctatttatttatttaaagtgtTAATGGCCTGACCCAACTTCAGAACTGTGATTGATAGACTATATTGGGCCCACGAGGGAAAACAAAGATTAGCAAAGTGACAACGCCATGGCCCCATAACAGATTTGGATTCACATACAAAGTCACGCTTCTGACTTCTGAGCAGACCATCAGGCTGGACTCTTGATCGTCGGTggctttatttaaaaaattgttaaaaatactcCTAATTCAATTAAATAACCGttattcctataaaaaaaaaaaagaatttataatcGTAACtcaacaaaattattaaaaaaaaaaaaaaaagctagtaGTTAAAATGAATGTTATTTTACAATTAAATCTATAGATTTTCTAGAAACtttctaagaataaaaaaaaatgaataatatacatcaatattatataaaataatatccTTTACAACAATAATAtcctttaaaataatttataaaataatatacatcaatactaataaaataaaagttatatcCCAAAAATAGTAGTTGCGCGACGTGGATATCCTTTACAACTAATGGAAAAGAATCTAATGAGACAACTCTCACAACATGAGACATCAATGCATGTTGTGAGAGAGATGTcttaaagatatattttttcttattttttttcttctaatcaTGTAATATTATGCAAAATTGAAATGAATATTTTTCTACAATTGAAATGAAAGACACAAATAAGAAAGCAGGAAAATGAGAAGAGAATTATGAAGGCATCACATTTTAATGCATGGTTGAAGGTTAGTGTATTGTATCACCCTTTTGAataaatgttgtttaaaaattatcaattactcttttcttttttttcttaattttccttttttttttttattcgttGCTGGGTTATGAAATTCTGGCTTTaattttccttctcttatatatcTATTCTATTGACATATGTTACAACGTTTCATCTAGATCCAATTGTTTTTTTAGGATGGAAAAACCCCTCATTGGAGGGAccatttgggtttgttttgtgttttacaCTTTTATGATTACATATCTCATATTctgtttttatttgagttttttttaatgatgtttgtagttattttttgtgattCCTAAATAATTATGATTGGAACAACCtacatttttaaatataaatccATCTAGTATAGTTGCTAAAGATGGTATGAAGAGGTTcgttctttttttgtttgatacaATTCTTGCCTTGCGCCCTTTTACTAGCTAACGTTTAAGTAGAGGCCTTATATCAGAACATAAGGGTTCCTAGATGGCTTACTCAACTTAGGCTGGCAAATGGAAGGAACATGGTTTAGAATAGCTAATAAGAGAGTGCTTAAAAAAGTGGATGATCTTGGGAGGTAGAACAAAGACAAGGTTGAAAATTATGACTACTTGCTCAAATACTGTAGCAGAGAAGAGTTGGTGTAACTAACGAAAGAGATATTTTCGAGCCTGCAAGCAGCAAGCAAAAACGGCTGAAAAGCCTTTCTAAAACTTGTACttctatttaaaatatatatatatatatatatttttttttttgagaattacttttatttaatataaggTAAGCTTTTTGGAACCCTAGTTTTGGAGTTTTCCCCAACCTATAACCTATACCAACCTAAGAAAAAGGGGCTTACATTTTTCAGCTGCATCGCACTGCCGCATAAACACAGAAGTGAAATATCTAAGCTacattttatcccaaaaaaaaaaatatatatatatatatatatatatatatctaagtTACATAGGACTTctttttttagttgtgatttCTGTGTAGCTACCATtattgccttttattttctgctaagTTGCTAACTGATGTTGTACTCTTGAGTCTTGActatgaatatttaaaataaataaaaagagagagagagagatagagaagtATCAAAAGAGATTGTTGTAGCATACTTGCAAACTCGAAAAGAGCTATATGGATTAGGAAAGAGGAAAATAAACCATTGTTCTAAGAGGTACTTGTGCAGAAGATAAGATCATGTGCAAAAGTTATGCCAAATCTTTTTTGGCACAAGATAATATTGGCACACattagatattttaaaaatatgtttttttccttaattttttttacaatatatcttaattaattaatgataCTAATAATAGctgaaattaaggaaaaatgGACATGAAGAATCCTATTTAACTGGCCTACTAACAaatattattaacaaatataGTGCAACTAAGTGAACAATTAAATAGACCCaattgttaaaaagaaaaaaaaaagactccatTAAAATAAGTgtcctttacaaaaaaaaatatttattttacactcCCACTTAACAATATACTAATgctcttttttttagtttaatgtcataattttttattcatcacAATTTAAGGTTTAAATGAATGTTTGATTATATTGTGCATTTGAGAACTACTAATAAAGCTAGGAGTGggccaaaattggaaattaacACTGTTtgtcaaacaatataattagtaagCACTGtttttaaactatatatatattactaacatctcgagtttaaaagactcgatttagggcctataaatcgagtcttaaaaaCTCAGTTTCTATGATCTGATCACGTCTGATATAGCGTTTTTTCCAGGTGGCGTCCACTTGGAAAttgagtctttaagactcgatttatgtttaggaaaaaaaaattaaaaaaattaaagataagaTTAAAAACATCTCTCAGCCTTTCTCTTCCCTCGTCCCTCTACTTCTCTCACATTAACAACCAATGGTGACCACAACCATCGCAAAAACACCAACAACCACCGCAtccacacaaaacaaaacaaccaccGATCTCAATGCTACCAAAAGCAACCCACAAACTCACTGATCGTAACCCATGAAAATCCATTCACCGCCAAAACACCAACAACCGCCATGACAGACGAACCCCAAAATCCAACCCATTGTAACCACCGCACACAGCCCAAACACCCATATATACCGTTGACCCAAAAAACCCAACTCGCAAACCCATAGTCATGAACCCACAACTGACTAATCAGCAACCAAAATCAATCGCCCCACCTCCAAAACaaccccaccaccaccaaacaaacacaaacacaaaaaacaacaacaacgttTTCATtctaagcttttattttttggttccaTTAACAATGGAGAGAAAGCAAGGCTTCTTCTCGGCACTAAAAGAAGAAGTAGTCCAAGGACTATCACCGTCCAAGTCACGTGACAATAGCCCAGCTCGAATTGGGTCACCCACTGATAACGCCTTCAAATGTATACttgttttatatttatgagggttttatctccttattattatgcttaatttatataattaagccatgatttgtattagtccctattatttatatttatataatttcttaaataagatgctattcattgtgtgtaattttctactttcaggaaatcatgtgagaaagatgagtttacaggaatttatgagagaatggaggccaaactagaattaaagtggagccAAAGGACTATGCTTAAATTTCTAAGGAGGTGTAGttggagtgcttggatcgtctaccatgattggaagtttcaaataaggaaagaaatcaaagaggcaaaatctgaaaaggaaaaatctgatttgagcactgatcagtattttgggtgTATCTCcctcctcaaaaatccaattgacacaaagccagatgggttggaaccataacttaaatatctacaacttttcagttttgagtttttcgaaattctcaatttttgaaggccaaaattaactcacaagttactgCTGTAAACCTAGACggaaattaaaaatagtaaaagttttattttctttggacactttttacgttagggttttgaagggaggctGGGTAGAATGAATTTGGcagagaaaaccttgtattttttttttctctaatggcagcctagactctttgctagggctaggggttatgtttcttctatacggtatgaatattcaatgtgattctttttaagattttatcaacaacatatttgattgttcaattatatttcttttgatgtattagttcttccatgctttcaataagttcaatcatgtttttcttattgtgtagatgaatttttaatagtttcaaatagaaatcaggtcttaaagtgaatgagtttttttgaaaacttttctaatcgCGTTATTAATCTAGATTATCATGcattcttgaattgtctcaattcaatcaaatcataaatgtttaattgtataagaacaatcaactatgaaatatatattttcttagatgacaaagaatttcatatcgatatagggaaacacctcGATGTCTTAGTATTtatacattattgatttaaataagttatcattgttattcTTGTTTACAATCACcagaaaaaaattattcttcatcttcactaaaagtgtttttttttttttttactttgtctttgaatttaccctgcTCCTTATGGTTCGATCTCGGTACTCCGATAATTATATTGCTATgatctcctgcacttgggagtgagcaagcacCCACGATAATGTTCAGTTTACTCCGACGAAAGAAGAGCCACCACACGGCCCAACATGAGGCGGCGTTGATAGCGAGATTCGGTAGCCTGAGGTCGTTGGGGGAAACACTAACGCCGCTGATAGAGAGTCTGAACCAAGACGGAGTAGAAATCTGAGAGTCGAAGAGAagcgggttgggtttgggtcagtGGATGAAAGGACAACTGGGTAGAACTCCTTCAGTGACAGCTTCTTCCATGGGTTACAACAACAATAGCAACAACAGCAGCACTGATAATGTTTGAATAATATTAAATGTAaagtgttttgttttatttgttttaaagggtcggcttataaatcgagtctttaagacttgaTTTCCAAGTAAGACGCCACATGGAAAAAAACGCCATATTAGACGTGATCAGACCATAGAAaccgagtctttgagactcaaTTTATAGGCTTAAATCAAGTTTTTAAGACTTGAGatattagtaatatatatagtttaaaaacaatgcctactaattatattgtttggcaaacaacgttaatttccaattttggccATAAGAGTGTCATTAGGCTAGTTCCAAAAAGTGAACTCATTCACACACGAACATATGATTTCAATGTTTTCTCAgcgtttattttttttggtggctaGCCTCATGACACTCCTGACTGTATCAATAGTTCTCAAATGCATAATATAATCAAACATACCCTTAAACCTCAAATTATGATAACcaatgcatcaacctcaacaaaTTTAATATAACCATAAGGAGTTAGCTTGGTGGTTCTTAAGACCTCATGATATTTATGTGATCTTGGGTATGAAATTTCTTGCCATCGTCTAATTAAGATCATCCCTATGGAATTCCTTCTTAAAATAATCCGGTGCCCGTGAGATGGGAGAACTAtatttgtcccaaaaaaaaactcagaaaCTGAAGAGTTCTCCATGCCTCGTTtgtcacccccccccccccaacaaaaaaagaaaaaaaggactTTACATAAAACCCTCAACTGGCGGCAAGTAGCGACGCACTATTTATCGCTACACCAAAGTTTATTAGTTTTGAATTCAATCTTTTGACGCTGACTTCAGCTCTCAAATCTCTCTCTTGAGAACATTTGACCTCCGCCTCACCACTGCGACACCAAATCAGCGATCTGGGTCTGTGTAAAGAAGGCGCTTGGGCTCAAGACGAGGAGAGTTGCTGCTGTTGGTGACTCATTGTCTGTGGGAgtcagcttcttcttcttgttcggtatttttattttgattttgatggtTTTGTGATTTGGGTTCTGTGTGGAAGTTGAGAAAGTTCACTGGATTTTGacattttctgggttttgggtGTGCAGTTGGTAGTGGAATTTGGGATTAAAGACGTGAATGGGAggaaataatatttgattgaattgGTGATGTAGTATTGACtattgaggttgatgcatgtctataaagaagaagaagcaaaaccaGAAAAAGTCAGAGGTTTTTTTATATGTTAGTTTAACTAGATTATGAAACTTCTCTTCGCTCTAAAATCTCACAAAAGTGACACGTTAACAACCTCTCAGTTTCACTCCACTTCAACTCTTCTTATCAAACTCCTTCACCAAACATCATCACCTCATACTCCCACACATCTCAACAATCTCCTCAACACTACTCTCCATACCAAAAACCTCAAACATGTTATCCAAATTCACGCCCAACTCATCACAAACAACTACACTTGTCTCCCTTTCCTCTTCAACAACCTACTCAACTTGTATGCTAAATGTGGCCATATCAACCAAAGTTTACACCTTTTCTCAAATACCCATCATGGGTTTAAGAATATTTTCACTTGGACCTCGCTTATTACCCAATTATCACACTTTAACAAACCCTTTAAAGCCTTGACATTTTTTAACATTATGAGAAGCACTGGTATTTATCCAAACCACTTTACTTTCTCTGCTATTTTACCTGCTTGTGCACATACAATGATAGTTACTCATGGTGAACAAATGCATTGTTTGATTTGGAAACATGGGTTCAAAACAGATGTGTTTGTTGGTACTGCATTGGTTGATATGTATGCTAAGTGTGATGACCTGACCTCTGCAGACAgagtgtttgatgaaatgcctgAGAGAAGCCTTATTTCTTGGAATTCAATGATTGTGGGGTTCTTGCAGAATAAGTTTTATGATCGGGCAGTTGAGGTTTTCAGGGTGCTTCTTAGGGAGAGTTCAGATGGTCCTGATCAAGTGAGTTGTTCGAGTGTGTTGAGTGCTTGTGCCAATATGGGTGGTTTGGAATTTGGGAGGCAAGTTCATGGAGTTGCTGTAAAGTATGGTTTGGTAACATTAGCTTATGTTAAGAACTCATTAATGGACATGTACTGTAAATGTGGGTTGCTTAGTGATGCTATCGAGTTGTTTCAGACCATAGGAGATAGTGATGTTGTTACTTGGAATGTTATGATAGTGGGGTGCGTCTGTAATGACAACTTTGAAGAAGCTTGcaattatttttgggttatgaGGAGGAAATGTATTTCACCTGATGAAGCATCGTACTCTTCTGTTCTTCATGCTTCTGCAAGTCTTGCGGCACTTGATCAAGGCACTTTGATTCATGATCAGATTATAAAAACAGGTTTTATTAAGAATGAGTGTATTGCAAGTTCATTGGTTACAATGTATGCAAAATGTGGGTGCTTGGGAGATGCTAGTCGTGTGTTTGAAGAGATTGAAGATCGTAATGTGGTTTGTTGGACGGCTATGATTGCAGCTTGCCAACAACATGGCTGTGCAAACCAAGTGATTGAATTGTTTGAGGAAATGCTTGGGGAAGGGGTTAAACCTGATTACATTACATTTGTGTCTGTTCTATCAGCTTGTAGCTATGCTGGGCATGTTGAAGATGGGTTTGGGTACTTTGATTCCATGACTAAGGTGCATGGCATGAATCCTGGGCCTGAACACTATGCTTGCATGGCTGACTTGCTTGGTCGTGCCGGTCGATTGGATGAAGCTAAGAGGTTTATTGAGTCAATGCCAATCAAACCAGACTCATCAGTTTGGGGAACTTTGCTTGGGGCTTGTAGGAATTATGGCAATGTTAAAATGGGAAGAGAGGTTGCAGAGATTCTTTTTGAGTTGGAACCAGAAAATCCAGGGAATTACGTGCTGCTATCTAATATGTATGCACGTAATGGGATGTTGAAGGAAGCAGATGAGGTTAGAAGGATGATGAGGGTCAATGGGGTAAGAAAGGAACCTGGATGTAGCTGGATTGATGTTAAGAACACTACCTTTGTGTTTACAGTGCATGACAGGTCACATCCTAGGACAGATGAGATATATGGGATGTTGAAGAAGTTGGAGGAGTTGGTGAAGAAGAAAGGTTATGAACCTGAGACACAGTTTGCAATTAACAGTGTAGAAGGGTACAAAGAGCATAACTTATGGCATCACAGTGAGAAACTAGCCCTTGCATTTGGGCTACTGGCCCTACCAGTTGGGGCCCCAATTAGGATAAAGAAGAATCTGAGGACTTGTGGAGATTGTCATGCAGTCATGAAGTTAGCATCAGAgatatttgagagagagattattgTAAGAGATATCAATAGATTTCACCAGTTCGCTAATGGTTTGTGTTCCTGCGGTGATTACTGGTGACTGGAGTTTGAGTTTGAAGGAATAGAAACATCATCTCTTGGGGGctttttctttcctccttttgccctccattttttctttcaaaaaaatatgttgATTCAAAGTTGCTTGAATTCTATCCAAGAGGTCATGTGTGATATTTGGTATTATTAAGATGTGGGAGTTTTACATTCATCACATTAGGAGATTTGTTGAGAAGAATAAGTGATTGCCACTTCAGTGTACGTATTTAATCATCTTTCAACGATGAGAACTAAAGCTGTCAGCCTGCCACCTTCATGTACCTGAGGATTGCCTGTATATACAGTATATATTGAGCTTAGAATCTTCACCTCAGCTGGGGGTTTTCAAAATAAGTAACAATTATACGAATTTGAGTCATGATGTCAAGGGTTCATCAGGATTAAAGGCTATACTGATTAAAAGTATGTAATTTACATCTTGGATATGCAGCAAATactcataaattattttgattgtcACTTTCTTTCTTATATTACAGTGCAAAAGCAGCCTCAATAACGTTGTATAAATTCTTTATGGTGTTTCAcctgaaatatatatattttacttaatTGAGTTTGCACCAAGATTAGCATTAAGTCATATCTCTTAGTACTAGTGATGGATGAGCTCACTAAATCGATTCAAGAGAAAGTCTCTTGGtgctttttgcagatgatatgATTTAATTAGTTGATGAAACTAGAAGTGAAGTTAATGCCAATTATTCtctattgaggatccatagtcaacccccaaaatttggaattaaGGCTTGTTAATGTTGATGCTGTTTACTTGAGTAAATTTATATTCACACCTTTAAAACCATTTTATCCACGTGTTGTGCAATGCTTTGGTGGATGCTTAATAAGCAATTATCatttaaaaagggaaaagaaaaccTGTAAAAAATAACAACCAATTTGGCATAtgtgatattttatattattattattattaatgtggGGTTGAGATATTTCGCCATGATTTCATCATCTCAATGTTTAAAGatgtgtttctcaaaaaaattaaaaaaatatgaaaaatgtttaaAGATGTGTCTGCATGGTAAATACCTAGCTTTTCTAGAGGACAAGAAAGGCCTTTGCAGAACATTGTGTGACAAGTATTGAAGCTTAAGTATAAAATTCCACATTACACATTATGTGACAAGTTCAATAATTATCTGCTTGCAGTATAAAGGCTAGGAAACCCTTCTGCACTGTAATTGATAGTGACGTAGGTTCTGATTGGAGGGTTTTAGTTGCACAAGGGACTGTACTAATATTGGACATAGGTTCTTAATGGATGGATGTGCAAAAAGAATCCTCTCTGCTTGTAATTATATGGCTATCCAGCAACAATAACTTTAGAATCTATGCAAAGTTGTTTCTTACTTatcttcatttttcctttttgtctttattttatttttaatctgcTCAGATGGTGCTAGAAAACTATGGATTACCATTCAAGAAACCGTTGGCTGTTTGTTGGAGAAAAGTTGCAGATGATAGGAGGTCACCATTGTCTATTGTTATATTTCTAAGAACTTGGGAGACAATTTACACGTTATTGTTACCGAAGTTCATCAATTTTCTACCCTACATGCACATTTAAAGCACATACTTGGAGGCATGAATACACACTTTCAATGATGAATGAATTCTGCTTTAACAAGAAGTTGCATTAGCAAATCTGGAAACTAGAGTATTTCCTGATTTGATGCTCTTGAGATTGTATCTGAGATAACATCATGTGATCAAGTTGCACCAAAATACTATTCTAGCATATCTGTAATGATGCCTCATATACTCCATTAACTCATATCTTTGAAAATGATATCGTAATATCTGGAATATCTTTGGTATTAGTGACAAAAATGTCAGTACTTATAAGAGTCATGTCATCAAGAATATAGCTATACATAGTCCTCACACATAAGCGTGACAAATATAAAACCTTTCTAgtaaataaaagaatttatttcCTAAGAAAGCATTGGAACAACCACCACTGCACCTCATTTATCTTTGCTACTTCAAATAATAGTCAGGTGATGAAGTACCTTCCATACTCCACCCTCTcccaagaaatataaaattggaaGAGGTTCTACCTTCCATGAACTGATTGATATTTCTACAGTAGTCCTGGCAGATATGTCATTTgag
This genomic stretch from Quercus lobata isolate SW786 chromosome 3, ValleyOak3.0 Primary Assembly, whole genome shotgun sequence harbors:
- the LOC115978717 gene encoding pentatricopeptide repeat-containing protein At5g04780, mitochondrial-like, producing MKLLFALKSHKSDTLTTSQFHSTSTLLIKLLHQTSSPHTPTHLNNLLNTTLHTKNLKHVIQIHAQLITNNYTCLPFLFNNLLNLYAKCGHINQSLHLFSNTHHGFKNIFTWTSLITQLSHFNKPFKALTFFNIMRSTGIYPNHFTFSAILPACAHTMIVTHGEQMHCLIWKHGFKTDVFVGTALVDMYAKCDDLTSADRVFDEMPERSLISWNSMIVGFLQNKFYDRAVEVFRVLLRESSDGPDQVSCSSVLSACANMGGLEFGRQVHGVAVKYGLVTLAYVKNSLMDMYCKCGLLSDAIELFQTIGDSDVVTWNVMIVGCVCNDNFEEACNYFWVMRRKCISPDEASYSSVLHASASLAALDQGTLIHDQIIKTGFIKNECIASSLVTMYAKCGCLGDASRVFEEIEDRNVVCWTAMIAACQQHGCANQVIELFEEMLGEGVKPDYITFVSVLSACSYAGHVEDGFGYFDSMTKVHGMNPGPEHYACMADLLGRAGRLDEAKRFIESMPIKPDSSVWGTLLGACRNYGNVKMGREVAEILFELEPENPGNYVLLSNMYARNGMLKEADEVRRMMRVNGVRKEPGCSWIDVKNTTFVFTVHDRSHPRTDEIYGMLKKLEELVKKKGYEPETQFAINSVEGYKEHNLWHHSEKLALAFGLLALPVGAPIRIKKNLRTCGDCHAVMKLASEIFEREIIVRDINRFHQFANGLCSCGDYW